A window of Rhododendron vialii isolate Sample 1 chromosome 11a, ASM3025357v1 genomic DNA:
GTGTTAAGTACAAACCTGGCTGTTGCAGTATGCTAGGGGTGTAGTTAATGTTTGGTTATGTATTCCAAATAGTTTGCATTTCGTTACCTAGCCAAGAGCTATAACCTTCTTTTGCTTCATTTGATTGTACTTCTCTTCCTCGGCCTTTGATTTAGCTGGAAAGATGATATCTTCAATCCTGTTATTTTCTTGCATGTGTCATGATGTCAATAATCATGTTTGCAGAAAATTTTTCATCCAGCTTTATGGCTAACCGTGCTTTTGATGTTTCAGGCTTCTTTTCAACGTAGGCAAGGAGGATATTTTGGGAAAGCATGATGCACCTGTGCGATGTATTGAATATTCATACGCAACAGGTTGGCTTTGGAAGTTGCAGAATTTTTGCATTTCTTGTTGAttggtttttgtgtgtgtgtggaagaGAATTAAGGAGCAGAAGCTTCTGCTTAATGACTGGCATCTTATCCTATTCACACTACATATTGAAGCAGTTTAATTGTTCACCCATGTCCTTAGTTTATTGctatattgtatatattgaaggCTAGCATCTTATCAACTTAGTAGTGTCTCTCCATGTCCTTAGTTTTCATTGAACTGATTCATCATGATGCTATTGTTAATATCACTCAGTAatggccgatcaaaaaaaaaaaaatttcactcaGTAATGTCAGTGCATGTCACGGATTTATGGAATATGCACTTTGAAAAGGACTTACATATATTCATCAATGTGTGACATCTTTTGTTCTGTTTCTAAAGTAATCTCATTCAGTTACTAATTTGTCATTGTATGATTTTAGGGCAAGTGATCACTGGTAGTTGGGACAAAACACTGAAATGTTGGGATCCTAGAGGTGCAAGTGGGCAAGAGCGCACCCTTGTTGGGACATACACACAACCAGAGCGTGTCTACTCTTTGTCCCTTTTTGCCAATCGTTTAGTCGTAGCAACTGCAGGAAGGCATGTTAATGTGTATGATTTACGGAACATGTCTCAACCTGAGCAGCGAAGAGAATCTTCATTGAAATACCAAACCAGATGTGTGCGCTGTTATCCCAATGGAACAGGTATGCTGTGGTTTGGAAAGCCAATGTATACTGCGTGAAAAAGCTTTATTTTGCACAGTTGTGGTTTCGATCGCCTTTTCTGATAATGTAATGCCATTTTTATCTCTGTACTGAGAACTTTAATTTTCAATCAGATGATTGAGTCCGGTTAAACtgccttttttcccctttccacACCAGCTCTTTCAAAACAGCAGAAAGATTCTGCAGATTCTTAAGAAAGATTATTCTACAATAGAACTTTATTTTACATTGTTTTGCCTGAAATGGTCCTGCATAACAGCTTAACATGGTAGTGGAGTTGCTTAACTAGAAGGCAAATCATAGAATATGGCAAGCTAAAGAATGATAATGAGTTGCCTAGGTAGCTTAAGTTTGTAGTCTTATCTGCATCCTTCTCTTGATTTTCAACTCGGATTACAATGTGCAGGTTATGCTCTTAGTTCTGTGGAAGGTCGGGTTGCAATGGAATTTTTTGATCTTTCTGAGGCTGGTCAGTCCAAAAAGTATGTATTAGTTTTGCGACATTTGTGAGCACGGTGTCGTTTATTTGCCGATCGTCTTGGTGATTTTCTCCTACTATTAAAGGATTAGTTTTTTTCTTGAACTTTTTTCTGGAATCCGCAGACAAGTACTTCTTGAGGCTGAGCAGTGATTGTAGATTAGTAGACGGCCATTGATATCTATGCTACATAAGTCAATTGATGTCTATGCTACGTATTGAATTGAACCAAAACTCCTCatttattaagaaaaatatctttgtattttctattaaaaagaATAGTAGCTTTAGTTTTTTTCTTGAACTTTTTTCTGGAATCCACAAACAAGTACTTCCTGAGGCTGAGCAGTGATTGTAGATTAGTAGACGGCTGCATTGATATCTATGCTACATAAGTCAATTGATGTCTATGCTACATATTGAATTGAACCAAACTCCTCatttattaagaaaaatatctttgtattttctattaaaaagaATAGTAGCTTTCTACCTTCTAGTGTGCTGCACACTGCTGTCATTTGCCAGAAAACAGCAGAAGTTTCCCCATGACTAGTTAGCAATTTTGTTCATGGAAATGACAGGTCCACAGAAGCTCCCTTTTGACAACCATAAATAACCATGCTATTTTACTACTACTATATGATTAAGAAGAGGGAAACCTTCTTCTATAGGTCCAGGGCCACATCATACTATCATAGCACAAACTGTAGTTTACATATGTCAATCTTTAATGCCTTTAAGTTTTTTGCAGGTACGCGTTCAAGTGTCATCGAAAGTCTGAAGCTGGAAGGGACATTGTCTACCCAGTAAATGCTATTGCATTTCACCCAATGTAAGTTCCTGAAATTCTCCTCTGTTTGCTAGGAATATAGAGAAGAGCAAATTATATTCTTTAGTGCCTCTTTTCTTGACTGGATCAAATGAACACGCATATTGCAGGCGAAAACCCTGATCATTCTTTCACTGGCTAATCTTAATGATTGCTTTCCTTATGTAGTGTCATCCTGTCCCAAGTAGTTAGGGTTAAGGATCTGATCATACATTGAATCAAGTGAGTACCTTGGTTAGTTACTTTTTCTTGGCATGACATGTTCTCGAGTTTTACAATTTATTGTATGTTCAGAAAATGATTACATGCATCAGTAGGTGCAAGAAAATGTGAGAATTTGTTTCTGTGAAGTACCGACCCTTGAATTGGAAAGAGCTAGTGAGATGCCTCAGGGCCTCAGTATCAAAGATGATATCATGGGCTAAACTAAATGTGAAGCTGCAAGGTGgacttgtttgtttggtttcctttttATTTCGAAATTGGTAGACGGGATAGAAGGAAGGGGAACTGCAGTTAATAGAATGAGACTCAAACCCAGGCATAACGTCAAGGGAGTTCTTGATCGGCTAGCCCAACCCTAGATTGTGGCATGTGGGCAACTTGCATGTGGGCAACTTGTGTACAAGGACGTATACTGGCAATTAAAAAATTCTGTGGTTTTTGTTCCTGTTCTTGTAATTAGCTTACTTAGCAATTTAGCATCATACTTCTAAATGCATGAGATATGACTTGCTGAAATCACTTCGTAAGTGGAATGTCCTTGGGCGAAATGACATTAATCTCAGTTGATCCACGACTTGGAGTACGGATGGTGATTGTGGCTGTGTTTTTTTCCACTTTCATTCTTAAATATGTAAAATACTTATAATTTCTAACCTCGCAGCTATGGTACATTTGCAACCGGGGGTTGTGATGGTTATGTCAACGTGTGGGATGGAAACCATAAGAAGAGGTTGTACCAGGTAAAACGTTTTCAGAAATATTTCAGTCATTCTATATTTTGTAGCGACTAGAGACAGGTATGTATTTTTAAAAGCGCTCGATTGTTTTTTCCCCCCATCGATTTCAATCTGCAGTACTCAAAGTACCCAACAAGCGTTGCAGCCTTGTCATTCAGCAGAGATGGCCGACTGTTGGCTGTGGCATCCAGTTATACATTTGAAGAGGGAAAGAAACCgtaagaatctctctctctctctctctctctctctcttggtgtGCATGTGTAATATCTACTTGTTTCATGTTCAATTTGCAGTCACGAACCAGATGCAATTTTTGTTCGAAGTGTAAACGAAGTTGAAGTGAAGCCAAAGCCAAAAGCCTACCCCAATCCTACCGCATAAATGGTAACTGCAGACAACGTAGCTATCATTAAAATGCCTGGCTTCATCTTTCCAATGAAGCTTCCTAAATCCAAGCACGTAGACTGATCACTAGTACAGTAGTTGCTGTTCATTTTTGTAAGTTCACATCTTTGTGACAGTGTAGTGTAGCATTGCTACTTATTTCTCGACCCAACAGATCCTTATTTTACTAGGTCTCATGGATTCATTACATTGCTGGATGTTTTGAATTGCCCTGTTTGAGAATTCATATGTATGACGATTTGTTTAGGTTACCTGACTAATGTGTCGTGCCCCAAGTTTGTTGATTAAAGGAGTAAATTAAAGTCTGGAAAACGATGTTTGCAcctaaaattttcaaatgatttgACTCGTGAATTTCTCCCCGTTGGTTTCCGAAATATTCTGTTTGGTAGGGGAGAACAGGTAATAAGCAGATTAAGATAATCTGGCGTTACTTGTGAGGAAAAGCTACAGTTAGGTTGAAGTATTGATTATGTAAGCCATGAGTTAATTAAGTTGCCCCTTACTTGTACCTTCTTCCACTCTTGAGACATTTCGTAGAATCAAAATATGCAATGCTAGCATCACGCGGTGTGCCGTACTTTGACGCCGTTGCCTTTTCTAGATCAGTGCTTGAATCATTCTCTAATTTGTTAAGTAAGCCGTTCAGCGCAAGCAACGGGAATCTTCTTGATTTCATGctcattttttgatttaattATTGTATGAACGTTGAAAATGATTTCTCACATGATCAAAAttggagttcttttttttttttttgtgtgacgTGGGATTGTGATATTATGATGGAATATTGGGTGTGGGATACAGATGGTGCTCTATGACACTATTTTTCGTACTCTACTTGCCACTCTACGGAGCTATGGTTGATAAATGAGCAGGAAGAATCGAATAAGTAGTAGGAGTGATAGTTGAAGCTTGGTTTGTAAACTTAGCGAACTTTATATGTTGAGACTCGACTTGATTACAAGCCAGTCGTGAGTAGTTTGAGTTTCATCAAGAATCATAAGTTGAACGAGCTAAATAAAAACTTGTTCGagctttgtttgaaaatttaCCAAGCCTCTATAAAATACCAACGCTTGATTGTTTTGGGAGCAAAACTATCAGTATCGAGCTTTTTAACAAGTGGAACAAAAGTTCAAACTCAAATAGTTTGGTTAGTCTATCTACCCTATACGGCACATACATTTTGAAGTATAAAACTTGAACTCTAGTGCATCAACTGATTCAGATAAAAAGGAAGACAAAGTGCATCTACCTTAATCATTTGGTCAACTCTTTAGGTTCAACTAATCTAATTATTATCAGCAACACAATAGTAAGATTTTGTAATAACGGATTAGTTTACTTTCCCCTATCATAGGACAGGAATACTAGGTTTAAAAATCCCAATTGAATTGTACAAAAATGTTTGTGTTGAGTGAATTTAATAATATATGAAATGGAGGTGCAAGGACGTTGTATTTGTATATTTTCCTGGTGGGTGGCATACAAGGGCACAACCACCTTGCATCcactctgagagagagagagagagagagagagagaccttgcaTCCCCACAACTTGCATGGATATCAATCCTAttgtttatatataaaatttaaaaaaatatatgcaaGATCAAGATCTGTGACATAAGTAGATGGGAGAAATTAAAGTTGGAATCTTGGTGGTTTTCTAGTGAGCTTCATGGAGTAGACCTAGCTATTTTTATATTACGCATTTAGAACTTGGGTTTATTAGGTggaaataaattgaaaaaagaatgaAGACAAGAAAATGACCTATTTTCAAGAATTTCTTTGTGGGGTTTAGAAATATATCTTCCGACTTTACTGTTTGACTAAAGCACTCCATTTCTGCCTTATCGGCGACGGAATTGCTTAATCTTGACGAAAATCGTTCAACTTTACCTCCAGAGAGTGCATTAGCCTGGAAAAAAGACAATCGAAGAGACTTTTTTCCGTGTAACGGTCTTTGCTTTAGGAGAAGGTCTCTTGTTTTGATACAAAAAAAGTCTCTCCGATTGTCTTTTTTCCAAGCTAATGCACTATTTGGAGGAAAAGTTGGACCACAGAGGTGCGGTTCAAGTGATCGCAACCGTCGGATGATGTTTTTAAcggtcaaaatttaaaaaaaaaaaaaacttttctcaaATTTGGACCGTTAGAAGCAAAGAACGACTGTGATTGAACTGTAAGGACTCTCTGCAGTCCAACTGCAGAGAATCCGCCTcctaaaatttattctctttgtATTAGGAGGGAAAACATCAGATTTCACTTTAATTAATCTTTCTTTGGTAATCTACTTACATTAATCTTATTTTTTCGCAAATGATCACTTATTAGTTTAGTTAATTAGTAATCAGAAACTACAAGTAACAAGCAGTCCACAGGAAAAAGAGGGAATGGGAGGGAATGCGGTACACCCGCTACACTACACTATGTCCATCTCGGTGCAGACGGTTTGAATTTAATCTGAGTTTCTACAAATCCTAGCAGTCCATTATTCGGATGAAAATCCGAGtcgtccattgccgagatggacggccggattggccgcactacacgtgtagtgcgggggtgcactacagcacctcCGGGTCCCTGCCAGGCGAGAGCGTTACGTGGCACCTTTTGACGTACACATCCCACGTGGCGTCTTCAAAACGGCTTCCCCTTGCTTGTCCCCAAACATCTCGGAAGTATCCACTTTCACTCGCCACGTGTTGTTACAAcgaaaacacacacaaacagacGTGGTAAAAGAGACCGAGTCCGCCACCGAAGAAAAGCGAAAAAGCGCGTTGCGTGCCGTGAGCTGCCCGGGTTTCCCCGTCGGTGAAGTTAACATCCAGTATTCCAGTCCCCTCCCTCCTTCCACTGCTTTGCTTTGCGTTTGGTTTCTTCACTCTCTTTCTACTAAAATTTTCTTGGGGGTAATgcggattgggagatgctgctcATCAGGGGTGCTTGGCGGTGGCGCCGAACGGCCGTTCATATAGGCCGAATCAATGGCTTAGACCTTGACCATGTAAATAAACGGTTCGGACCTGTATGAACGACCGGATGTCGCTCGGCACCCCGCTTGACAGCATCTCTGAATCCGGGTAAAATGCTACCGAAATAGATATCTCTGGGTGGATGAACCCGTGCGATCGCTTCCACTCAAATGTTAAGCCTCCTTTATAGTTCTAGTACTATTTATATGTTCGCCcactcaatatttttttttaaaaagccaaCACCTGTCCATAGAAATCCTTTTCCAAATGAAATTCTACATTACAAAGGAGCGTCGTACACAAAATCAGATTTTAAATATTCCATAGAGATCTTTATACAGATGATTTTGGATTTTACGAATAATTTTATGTCTAGTAAGAGTATTTCTTTAGTATTAGGTTATAtttactattttgttgattattcaTCACGACGAGAAAAGAATCACAAATATAAAGATATATGAACTGGAATTGGagaatatttattgaaaatgaaGATATGGAAAGAGGAGATAGGAGGGAGGTTATGGTAATTCTGGGGTTTAGATATTTAGGTGGATTACATTAATTTTTAGGGTGGCAATGTAGTTAATGAATTGGTCAATTCAGAGACCAAATTAATTGGACAGAGGGGATGTTTCAGGGGAAAATTAGGTGGCTTTCTAGAGGGCCAACCAAAAGGTAACAATCAATTAAAatgaagcaaaaacaaaaaacaaaaaacaatgcATTCTTTGTAGGAAACCATTGAATtggaaagtttaaaaaaaatgaaataactcCTCTCTTGAGAGATCGGCGAATCACATGGCGACACATGGTTTATTGCATATATTAACTTTGATGACATGTTCATCATGGTGGGAAGTATTCTCATTTATTCTAGTTATCCAAAAACAAGTGAAagtattctcatttttttcttttcttttcttatcctTCATCAATATCCGAAGGAACAGTAAGGGTGTGTAGAGAATTAGACATTTGTAAGTGAGAAATGATGCGTACCAAAAAGCTAAGAGGGTGTTTTCACTAACCAATAAGAGGAGAAAAATAGGGGGGGAAATGACGAGAAagaagttatgggttagtgtgaacaacatgacaaaatgcaataatttgccatttattttttttggaaacgccccttagagcatctccaagcaGAGAGGTCAAAAGTGAAGATGTCAAATTATAttgaaggcttatgtggcaatttgacatcaagctccctctctccaacccttatgtcaaattaCTTTGAAAGcttataatcaaattttgaaaattggcaGTCTAGAAGGTTGATGTCAAAGTTGACAACTTGAGACTTCCCTTCAAAGTCACGTTACATCCCTTCAAAGCCATGTCACTTTTGGCATGATAGAAGGCATTATGGTTGGATGGTGACTTAATGCcaaaactagccgtttgattgTCCACCTCAGTTTTGACATATGCCGTTGGAGGTGCTCTTAGAATGTCAATTTTAAAGAAAAGGACCTATGAGGATGGATGCCTTTTAAGTTAATTAGTACAGTACAAAATATGAATGCTGGCTACAACATTTTGGTAGACGATTTTGTTGCTTAAAGTTTGTTGAAAAGAATATCATGTGGTTCGGCTTTTTGTGCGAGTACATACCTATCTTTTCTTTTCGTGCCTAATTCGTATACCCAAAATAAGATTTACCTAATGAAATTATATGCTTAGTTGCACTCATAAAATGAATCTGTCATTGGTATgtattaaaattaattaagggCAAATTTCATGGCCACCCTTGAGGTTTTCTATGACGACAGAGACCCCTTTCGCATATGAGAAATGTCGACAAATCTCTTGTGATATCTATTTGTGTTTCACCAATATCCGAAATCTACAATTGTTTGTCCGAACACGTGGCAGAATGAGCCAGAAATGACTTATATCTAAAGATTCACCTTTCTGAtgataagaaaataattaaaaactatgaaatttttgaatcaaaatgaaTTGTCCACCCATAAGAAGAgttgttttgataataaaaaaaagaaagataaaatatACTAATACTACGGGCTGCTCGCGGTCCGGTTCAGTTCGGATTTCTAGGAATTCGAGGACCGAACCACTAGTTGTTCCAATTCAATCCGTGACTCGCGGATTGGTTACGGTTTTATCTacggattttagcaaaaataaagctcaagcaAATATCTCACACTAAAATGAAAGAATGTTACACTCAGAATTAAATTTAATACCACCAGAAAGtatttgttacataaactatCAAATGGCTGCTTTAGAAATCAGATTCACAAGAATCTAAACACTGGTAGATTGTATTATTATAGTACATAacataaaaccaaacaaaaaaaaaaaaacatcaatgggGGATAACTATAACACCAAAGAGGTGGAATTGTATCTTCCATCCAAATGCAATGCACAACAACTGGCAAtagtttaacattaaaataaaaaaattggtggaaaaagttttaacatttctaactattaattatataaaataaatatctcacggtccggttcAATTAATCTACGGTTTCAtaatgaaaatccgtggaccgaaccgcgagtcacagttttctaatttttcaatccatgtccagaccattaatccacagacaaaattcaaaaggtacGGTTCGGTTCAGACCGGTTTCGCGGTTCACCCGATTTTTTTGAGCAGCCCTAACTAAtagtagtacttttttttacttgttgaaagaaccattttgattgaaaatgacaaatttattaattttgattcGAAAATTTGGGaattatgagatttttattgTATACAGTATTTTTTACAACTAAAAACGATAAGTTTATCAACATAAGCCGCTTTTGACTAGTCCCACGGTGTGCTGATCCAACATTTATTGTTTGGGTCGATGAGATGAACATTGAAACGACAAGGAATTTATGGTCAATCCTCATACGTGAAGGGGGAATCTGACCTTAAAGAAAACCTTGGGGGTATCAGTGAATTTTTCCGTAAAATTGGTGGTTAATAACTTAATATTGGCCATTGGTGCTATTACACACCCTAGGTATGCTCGGATACGCACGTGGTTAGTTCATGGCCTTTTCGTAAAGCCAAAGAAAAAGTAACCTCGGACCTGCAAACGCTGCAACCAAATTAAATTAACGTCAATTAAGGCAACCAAAGAGTTTGGCCCGGTGGTGGCCGTCAAGGCCTGAATCTCATAAATTTGCTTCCATACAAGATTTCTGGTCTAAAGGCTCTTAGGTACTATCCATTTTTTGAGACCAGTTTATATAGAGTTTTGTTCTGCCTTTAAATGAACTCCCAGCAATAAATAGTTTGATCGGCAGACGCTTAAATTAACCCGAAcatctggttataaaaaaataatgtcaATTTGTATCTGATTTTATTATCAATGTAAGTTGCGTTAGCATTGTtcgtcgaaaaaaaaaaaaagggggccatgGGCATGAGATTACACAAGTATCTTACGAGGATTGTTTGGTGAAGATATTTTAATTACGTTCACActtttctctcctcctctccatAGGATATGGGCATATGCCTTCCTTTGTTGTTTCTTCAACTGATgatcaactctctctctctccctctctctctctcttccaaaagAGATAGGAGTACAGAAAATTAAGAATAGCATTAATACACGCGGCATCGAAATCCGGTGCCAAGTCAAATTGTGTGTTGGAGTGGTGAAAACCTCAACATCTACAGGCCTGGGTAGTACGTACATGTGTTTATTGACTCGGCGGAATAAAAGTCTTTCTAATCTAAAAGTTGAAGAATctgatatcaaaaaaaaaaaaatctaagttGAAGAAGAATACGTCAGTCAATACCTAAGCTTTACCAGTTAATTTTGACCATTACAGTAATAATACCACTATTACTATAAGTATCACGTGTGTCAATTAATTTCAGATACTAATTAACATGGAATTATGGTTAGTTTACTTATTGACCCTCCTTTAACTAATAAGTGGAT
This region includes:
- the LOC131308420 gene encoding mitotic checkpoint protein BUB3.2, producing the protein MAAVPQVAGRELSNPPSDGISSLRFSNHSDHLLVSSWDKTVRLYDASADVLRGEFTHGGPVLDCCFHDDSSGFSASADNAVRRLLFNVGKEDILGKHDAPVRCIEYSYATGQVITGSWDKTLKCWDPRGASGQERTLVGTYTQPERVYSLSLFANRLVVATAGRHVNVYDLRNMSQPEQRRESSLKYQTRCVRCYPNGTGYALSSVEGRVAMEFFDLSEAGQSKKYAFKCHRKSEAGRDIVYPVNAIAFHPIYGTFATGGCDGYVNVWDGNHKKRLYQYSKYPTSVAALSFSRDGRLLAVASSYTFEEGKKPHEPDAIFVRSVNEVEVKPKPKAYPNPTA